The DNA region CTTCCAAAGCCGACCCCGTGGACGGCAAATCCCAAGACCGTCAGGAAAAAACCAGCGAATGGTCCAAGAAGCAGCACGTTCTGGGGCACGTGGCCAAGACCAATGTAGCGCGTCCGCGTGCATTGATCGCGCAACCCGTCAAGACCGACGAGGAGGAAGCCGGTAAGGAAAATATGGAACACAAGGCTCGCGCGGCGCTGTGGAAGGCCCGTATTTATTGCGATCAGGCACACCTGGCCTTTATGCAAGTAGTGGAAATTTGGAAAGCCGCCACTCCCGGTGGTGTACCACCATCGTTGCAGCCGCATTTGATCAAGCTCATGAAGTGTCTCGGTATTACGCACAACGAAGCCTACGAAGCGGACCCCAAGTCCTTGCAGCTTTTGCTCAAACTGACCAAGGGACGGGTGTTGCTCTCGCGAGTGCTGGAGCAAGCCTTGCTACCCAGCAAGGCCGTGTTTGCATTGTTGCCCGTCACTTTGACAATCTTGTACGAAAGCAAACCGGACGAGACGGACGATCGTCTCTTTGCCGCGTTGGCACGGGTCGTACAAACCGTCCCCGCCCTGCCTTTGTCGGGCAGTATTCTGCCCAGTATTAAAGCGGCACAAACGCACAACCCCGCCGCCCTGTCGACGACCTGCCGAATCCAAGCCGTACACGCACTTTTGCAACGTGGTAATCAAGCCGCCAGTGAAGATCCGTCGCGGCAAGACGAATGGAAGCAAGCCGAAAATGATTTTATGGAAAGCATGTCGGGATTGTAGGGAAAGGGAACAATAGCCAAATAAATTTCAATTAAGGTATATTATCCTTTGTTCTGTGCTTTTCGTAAGTAAGATTTTTCGTATCGCTTTACACTAGAGCAGGGATCATGGGGTCTCTTCTCAGCAAAACTTCATCCGAATCCACGGGCTGTTGATTGACAAAAAGATCAAAGTCCAGTTCGGTGGAGATGCCAAGAAAGTCACTTTGCAACACACGTCCTTTGGCAACGGCCTTCACAAATGCTTGTGTAGCTTGGCCTACCGTATTCCGCACGGGACGTGTGTTTGTTTCTCTGGATAGCATGCCGCAGCCAGGACAACCCGAATCAGTGAACGCACAGTGCGTCACGGAAGAAGTAAAGGGCCAGAAGTCGCCGCCATTTCTAATTCGGAAAAAGACACGAGAGTTTACGTTGCTTACTTCGTAGGCGAGCTTTCCCGCCTGTGCAGCAGTCACGGCACAGGTGGTTGTCTGGAAACCCCAGTTCATGGTCGCAGGCAAGTTCTGGTAAGCCTCCAAATTCGTTTGAGGAACAGCGAATGGATCCAACCCCAAGTATCCTGCTGGTTTGAAGTTCTGAATCAAGGCCAGGCCTTGGATGGCTGACTGGCCACTCGCAGAATGTCCGCCCACGATATAGCCGTTTTTCGGTGGCTTCCGACACACTGTGATCCAGGTACTCAGCTGCTGGGCAATCAGATCAGCTAGACCGGCGTACTGTTCCggtttgctttgtttgacCAAGTTGTTAGGAGCATGATCGGTCATAATGAAAACAGTGGAGGTCTCACGAACGGCTTCTGCTCCAAGCTTGTCGTAATCTGAAACGCGCATTGCCGTTCCGACGCCCAGCAGAATCACCGTCTCACAGGCATTGTCGATGATGTCCGTGTCAAAGTGGAATCGGATTTGACCTGTTCCCTTCGGATATGTCAAGCCTGTCAGAGTTGTCGAGTTTATGCTAGCGATTGCAAAAGCCGGGAGCAATGCAGCTTGACAGGCAGCTAGAAAGAGCCGGACATACAAGCTTCGCTTCATTTCCTGATCAATTCTACCGGACAAACCAGAGAAGTCTAATGGTAAGATCAGATTGCCTGAGAATGACCTTTTGCAACGTCGATTGGACCGACAGTGAAGGTGCAAAAAACAAACGCTCGATCCGGCAAACCTGCTGATTAACTTCCTTGATGAGCGCAATAGGGGAGAACCAGTGAGGCTATCGACTACCAAGTTTTATAAGCGATCAAGCACGATGACAAGGCAGATCGTAGAGCCAAACGGATCGACTCATGTTGATGTGCGGCTGCGTGAGCTACGAATTCGGGAACGGAATGAAGCCAATGTATTTATAGGAAGTGTCAACTTTATTCGCATTTATATATATTCAtactgttaactgtaaactggCCTGATTGTGTAACCACTTCAATTTATTTTACAGGAAATGGTATCTGCGGCGAACGTTCGAGCGACTATTTTAGTATATTTTGACTCCCTACATTTCAAGGTTCGTGTGAAACGTCAACATCATCAAAGCTTGGGATACAAACGAGAAAATCCATATGCAACGAGCACCTACATATATTAAGGACTTTCTACGATACGCCTTTTGGATCACATTCACTATCTCAATCAACATTAATCAATACTTGCCATCATGGGCACATCCCCCTTTTCCCGGTATATCGCGTTTGCGTTGGGATAGAGATTCTTGCAAGGCCATACCGAGGTTACAAGGCACCAAGTACTTGTCTGGGTCAATCCTCATTTAATCTACAGTGGCCAAACCGAGCTATTCACGTTCCGTGTAGAGGTTAGCTGATTTCATATGCGGCGCAGCGACGGGACTGTGACTTTTTCATTGCCAATGTTAGGGTCGCAATGGcttctttacagttaattacACCGTGAGGAAAAAGCACGTGGAGAACGAATGGAGATGAAATTGATCACTTTACATCAAAGATGTTGTTCGCGCAAACGCCAATTTCCATTCAGGAATTGCACCAGTTCTCACTTTAAGACGGGCTTTGATACACTGCTAGTTAACTACAGTCTTTACAGTTATGCCTGGGAGAAAGTACGGGATGAAAATTTGAACATAGCAATGCGTACACGAGGGCTCTAACAAAGAGAGGCGGGCAAGATATTCACGGTGGCCCGACAGACGGCATCCGTCCAAACCTTCATATACTAAGGTTAGCGCCACTATTCCAAAACATCGCCCACACCACGAATTTTTTGACAGTCAAATTTGCGTTCTGTTGactccgacgacgaagattggGACCTGATCCGGACCAAACGAATCAAGACTACCGAGGAAGCATTCTTACGTCCAGCCAGTCCAAGAGAGCAGTAAAAGCGCCGCTTTGCAGTTTGAACGCAAAACAGATATAATGTTCCGTCGAGCCGTTCTTTCCCTATCGACCCGGGCGATTCGCACACCGGTACCTTGTTCGGTCGCACGCGGGGGTGCGTCGCAAGTCCGGTCCTTGGCGCAGACGACCTTTTACTTGCCCGATCCGGCTGATCGTTCGC from Phaeodactylum tricornutum CCAP 1055/1 chromosome 23, whole genome shotgun sequence includes:
- a CDS encoding predicted protein — translated: MKRSLYVRLFLAACQAALLPAFAIASINSTTLTGLTYPKGTGQIRFHFDTDIIDNACETVILLGVGTAMRVSDYDKLGAEAVRETSTVFIMTDHAPNNLVKQSKPEQYAGLADLIAQQLSTWITVCRKPPKNGYIVGGHSASGQSAIQGLALIQNFKPAGYLGLDPFAVPQTNLEAYQNLPATMNWGFQTTTCAVTAAQAGKLAYEVSNVNSRVFFRIRNGGDFWPFTSSVTHCAFTDSGCPGCGMLSRETNTRPVRNTVGQATQAFVKAVAKGRVLQSDFLGISTELDFDLFVNQQPVDSDEVLLRRDPMIPALV